Proteins encoded within one genomic window of Sphaerotilus montanus:
- the mnmA gene encoding tRNA 2-thiouridine(34) synthase MnmA, whose protein sequence is MTKQRIVVGLSGGVDSAVSAWLLKQQGHEVIGIFMKNWEDDDDSEFCSTRQDFLDAASVADVLGIEIEHVNFAADYKDRVFAEFLREYSAGRTPNPDVLCNAEIKFKAFLDHAMRLGADKIATGHYARVRQNATTCRFELLKGLDPSKDQSYFLHRLNQAQLSKTMFPVGEIHKTEVRRIAAEINLPNAKKKDSTGICFIGERPFRDFLNRYLSKEPGPIRDDRGRLLGEHVGLSFYTLGQRKGIGVGGVKEKGAARGGGEHEPWFVARKDIARNTLYIVQGHEHPWLKSRHLLAADASWVAGEPPAGGALAAKTRYRQADAACLLTGPGAVAGEFGLHFHDAQWAVTPGQSAVVYDGDVCLGGGVIAAVEA, encoded by the coding sequence ATGACCAAGCAGCGCATCGTCGTCGGCCTGAGCGGCGGCGTGGACTCGGCCGTCAGCGCCTGGCTGCTCAAGCAGCAGGGGCACGAGGTCATCGGCATCTTCATGAAGAACTGGGAAGACGACGACGACAGCGAGTTCTGTTCGACCCGGCAGGACTTCCTCGACGCCGCCTCGGTCGCCGACGTGCTCGGCATCGAGATCGAGCACGTCAACTTCGCCGCCGACTACAAGGACCGCGTCTTCGCCGAGTTCCTGCGCGAATACTCGGCCGGGCGCACGCCGAACCCGGACGTGCTCTGCAACGCCGAGATCAAGTTCAAGGCCTTCCTCGACCACGCGATGCGCCTCGGCGCCGACAAGATCGCCACCGGCCACTACGCCCGCGTGCGCCAGAACGCGACAACCTGCCGCTTCGAGCTGCTCAAGGGCCTGGACCCGAGCAAGGACCAGAGCTACTTCCTGCACCGGCTGAACCAGGCGCAGCTCTCGAAGACCATGTTCCCTGTCGGCGAGATCCACAAGACCGAGGTGCGCCGGATCGCGGCGGAGATCAACCTGCCGAACGCGAAGAAGAAGGATTCGACCGGGATCTGCTTCATCGGCGAGCGGCCGTTCCGCGATTTCCTGAACCGGTATCTCAGCAAGGAGCCAGGGCCGATCCGCGACGACCGCGGGCGGCTGCTGGGCGAGCACGTCGGCTTGAGCTTCTACACGCTGGGGCAGCGCAAGGGGATTGGCGTCGGCGGCGTGAAGGAGAAGGGCGCGGCGCGTGGCGGCGGCGAGCACGAGCCGTGGTTCGTCGCCCGCAAGGACATCGCGCGCAACACGCTCTACATCGTGCAGGGGCATGAGCACCCGTGGCTCAAGTCGCGGCACCTGCTGGCGGCGGACGCGAGCTGGGTGGCGGGCGAGCCGCCGGCGGGCGGGGCGCTGGCCGCCAAGACGCGGTATCGGCAGGCGGATGCGGCGTGTCTGCTGACCGGGCCGGGGGCGGTGGCGGGGGAGTTCGGGCTGCACTTCCATGACGCGCAGTGGGCCGTGACGCCGGGGCAGTCGGCGGTGGTCTATGACGGGGATGTTTGCCTGGGGGGTGGGGTGATCGCGGCGGTGGAGGCCTGA
- a CDS encoding NUDIX hydrolase yields MSEHRWKPSVTVAAIIEEQGRFLLVEEETPDGLRLNNPAGHLEPGESMLQGVVREALEETGRQFEPDALLGVYLARMHRHPDPAEDITYLRFAYRGRVGEPIPGAVLDTGIVRTLWMTPDEVRASVARHRSPMVLRCMEDHLAGRRQPLDTVWCEDQIGPQP; encoded by the coding sequence ATGAGTGAACATCGTTGGAAACCCAGTGTCACGGTCGCGGCCATCATCGAGGAGCAGGGGCGCTTCCTGCTGGTCGAAGAAGAAACACCCGACGGCCTGCGCCTGAACAACCCCGCCGGCCACCTGGAGCCGGGCGAGTCGATGCTGCAAGGCGTCGTGCGCGAGGCGCTGGAGGAAACCGGCCGCCAGTTCGAGCCCGACGCGCTGCTCGGTGTCTACCTGGCGCGCATGCACCGCCACCCGGATCCGGCCGAGGACATCACCTACCTGCGCTTCGCCTACCGCGGCCGGGTCGGCGAGCCGATTCCCGGCGCTGTGCTCGACACCGGCATCGTCCGCACCCTCTGGATGACGCCGGACGAGGTCCGCGCCAGTGTCGCCCGCCACCGCTCGCCGATGGTGCTGCGCTGCATGGAGGACCACCTCGCCGGCCGCCGCCAGCCCCTCGACACCGTCTGGTGCGAGGACCAGATCGGGCCGCAACCATGA
- a CDS encoding Re/Si-specific NAD(P)(+) transhydrogenase subunit alpha, whose product MLVGVPKETAAGETRVAVTPETAKKLKAQGHTVRLESGAGLRASATDEAYAAVGAEITDAAGALGCDLVLKVRSPSADELTRMKPGAALVGMLDPFNREGLTALAAAKLTSFALEAAPRTTRAQSMDVLSSQANIAGYKAVIMAADRYQKFFPMLMTAAGTVKAARVVILGVGVAGLQAIATAKRLGAVIEASDVRPSVKEQIESLGGKFIDVPYETAEEKEAAEGVGGYARPMPPSWLARQQVEVAKRVAQADIVISTALIPGRAAPTLITAEMVKAMKAGSVIVDIAAGRGPNGGGNCPLTVAGQTVQVHGVSIIGETNLPALLAADASALYARNVLDFLKLVLAKDAAALNVPMDDDIVAACLMTRDGQVTRS is encoded by the coding sequence ATGCTGGTAGGAGTGCCAAAAGAAACGGCCGCCGGGGAGACCCGCGTGGCCGTGACGCCTGAGACGGCGAAAAAACTGAAGGCGCAGGGACACACCGTGCGCCTCGAATCCGGCGCGGGTCTGCGCGCCAGTGCCACCGACGAGGCCTATGCCGCTGTCGGCGCCGAGATCACCGATGCCGCGGGCGCGCTGGGCTGCGATCTGGTGCTGAAGGTGCGCTCGCCGTCGGCGGACGAGCTGACGCGGATGAAACCCGGCGCGGCGCTGGTCGGCATGCTCGACCCGTTCAACCGCGAGGGTCTGACTGCGCTGGCCGCCGCCAAGCTGACCAGCTTCGCGCTGGAAGCCGCGCCGCGCACCACGCGCGCGCAGAGCATGGACGTGCTGTCGTCCCAGGCCAACATCGCCGGCTACAAGGCGGTGATCATGGCCGCTGACCGCTACCAGAAGTTCTTCCCGATGCTGATGACGGCGGCCGGCACGGTGAAGGCCGCCCGCGTCGTGATCCTGGGCGTCGGCGTGGCCGGCCTGCAGGCGATCGCGACCGCCAAGCGCCTCGGCGCGGTGATCGAGGCGTCGGACGTGCGCCCCTCGGTGAAGGAGCAGATCGAGTCGCTGGGCGGCAAGTTCATCGACGTGCCCTACGAGACCGCCGAGGAGAAGGAAGCCGCGGAAGGGGTCGGCGGCTACGCCCGACCGATGCCGCCAAGCTGGCTGGCCCGGCAACAGGTCGAGGTCGCCAAGCGCGTGGCGCAGGCCGACATCGTCATCTCCACCGCGCTGATCCCCGGCCGCGCCGCGCCGACGCTGATCACCGCCGAGATGGTCAAGGCGATGAAGGCCGGCTCGGTCATCGTCGACATCGCCGCCGGCCGCGGCCCGAACGGCGGCGGCAACTGCCCGCTGACGGTCGCCGGCCAGACGGTGCAGGTCCACGGCGTGTCGATCATCGGCGAGACCAACCTGCCCGCGCTGCTGGCGGCGGATGCGTCGGCGCTGTATGCGCGCAACGTGCTCGACTTCCTCAAGCTCGTGCTGGCCAAGGACGCCGCCGCGCTCAACGTGCCGATGGACGACGACATCGTCGCGGCCTGCCTCATGACCCGTGACGGTCAAGTCACCCGGAGCTGA
- a CDS encoding NAD(P) transhydrogenase subunit alpha has protein sequence MDAVSPTIINLIIFVLAIYVGYHVVWTVTPALHTPLMAVTNAISAIVIVGAMLAAALTETGLGKTMGTLAVALAAVNVFGGFLVTRRMLEMFRKKDKKPAAAKGEHA, from the coding sequence ATGGATGCGGTCTCCCCCACCATCATCAACCTCATCATCTTCGTGCTGGCGATCTACGTCGGCTACCACGTCGTCTGGACCGTGACCCCCGCGCTGCACACGCCGCTGATGGCGGTGACCAACGCGATCTCGGCCATCGTCATCGTCGGCGCGATGCTGGCGGCAGCACTCACTGAAACCGGTCTGGGCAAGACCATGGGCACGCTGGCAGTCGCACTCGCCGCGGTGAACGTCTTCGGCGGCTTCCTGGTCACGCGCCGGATGCTGGAGATGTTCCGCAAGAAGGACAAGAAGCCCGCTGCAGCCAAGGGAGAGCACGCATGA